In uncultured Umboniibacter sp., one genomic interval encodes:
- the kdsA gene encoding 3-deoxy-8-phosphooctulonate synthase produces MQQKTITVGNVDVSNDLPMALFGGMNVLESRDMAMQVAEKYVEVTTELGMPYVFKASFDKANRSSINSFRGPGLEEGLRILEEIKSTFKVPIISDVHEPDQAAPAAEVCDIIQLPAFLSRQTDLVMAMAKTKAAINIKKAQFLAPHEMKHILTKCKEAGNDQLMLCERGTMFGYNNLVVDMLAFGEMKKFGYPIIFDVTHSLQRPGGREDSADGRRAQVTELAKAGLSQKIGGLFLEAHPDPSTAKCDGPCALRLDALKPFLEQMKAMDDLAKSLPDLDTK; encoded by the coding sequence ATGCAGCAAAAAACAATTACTGTTGGCAATGTCGACGTTTCTAATGATTTACCAATGGCTCTGTTCGGTGGCATGAACGTCCTCGAATCACGTGATATGGCTATGCAGGTTGCAGAGAAGTACGTTGAAGTGACCACTGAGCTGGGAATGCCGTATGTGTTTAAGGCATCCTTTGATAAAGCTAATCGTTCGTCAATCAACTCGTTTCGCGGTCCTGGTCTAGAGGAAGGCCTGCGGATACTTGAGGAGATTAAGTCGACGTTTAAGGTGCCGATCATTTCCGACGTTCATGAGCCCGATCAGGCGGCACCGGCTGCTGAAGTGTGTGATATTATTCAGCTGCCTGCTTTTCTGTCGCGCCAAACCGATTTAGTTATGGCCATGGCCAAGACCAAAGCCGCAATCAATATTAAGAAAGCTCAATTTCTTGCTCCACACGAAATGAAGCACATCCTGACAAAATGCAAAGAAGCCGGTAATGACCAGTTAATGTTATGTGAACGCGGTACGATGTTCGGATACAACAATTTGGTGGTCGATATGTTGGCGTTTGGTGAGATGAAGAAGTTCGGTTACCCGATTATCTTCGATGTTACTCACAGTCTTCAGCGCCCAGGTGGACGCGAAGATTCAGCAGACGGCCGACGTGCGCAGGTTACCGAACTAGCAAAAGCTGGTTTGTCACAAAAAATAGGTGGTCTCTTCCTTGAAGCGCATCCAGATCCAAGCACTGCAAAGTGCGATGGACCCTGTGCTCTGCGTCTTGACGCGTTGAAACCATTCTTAGAACAGATGAAAGCAATGGATGATCTCGCTAAGTCATTGCCGGACTTAGATACTAAATAA
- a CDS encoding CTP synthase codes for MTRFIFVTGGVVSSLGKGIASASLGAILEARGLNCTVMKLDPYINVDPGTMSPLQHGEVFVTEDGAETDLDLGHYERFLRSKTSQRSNFTSGRVYETVLRKERRGDYLGGTVQVIPHITDEIKRRVYEGGAGYDVVLVEIGGTVGDIESQPFLEAIRQMRVELGSSKALLMHLTLVPYIRTAGEIKTKPTQHSVKELRSIGLQPDVLLCRSEVEVDDDSRRKISLFTNVEERAVVPLPDVSTIYAIPRLLSEQGLDEIIADKLRLELKPVDFSDWDRVVNGKLNPEHEVRVAMVGKYMDLLDAYKSINEALTHAGISELAKVNVDYIDSESLESEGTGALENADAILVPGGFGPRGVEGKILAAQFARENNVPYLGICLGMQVAVIEFIRNVVGLKGAHSTELDANTPHPVIGLITEWKDESGNVEKRTEESDMGGTMRLGAQGCRLVANSKAHQAYGQDLITERHRHRYEMNNNYVDRMQKAGMKVGGWSADDALVEMIELKDHRWFVASQFHPEFTSTPRDGHPLFRSFIAEALKFRQEKDAK; via the coding sequence ATGACTCGATTTATATTTGTAACAGGCGGTGTAGTCTCTTCTCTAGGTAAGGGAATTGCGTCAGCATCTCTTGGTGCTATCTTAGAAGCTCGCGGTTTAAACTGTACCGTAATGAAGCTCGATCCCTACATCAACGTTGACCCAGGCACTATGAGCCCCTTACAACACGGCGAAGTATTCGTTACCGAAGATGGTGCGGAAACTGATCTCGACCTCGGTCACTATGAACGCTTTCTCCGTAGCAAGACGTCTCAGCGTTCTAACTTCACGTCTGGTCGCGTCTACGAAACCGTATTGCGAAAGGAACGCCGCGGTGACTATTTAGGCGGTACCGTTCAGGTTATTCCCCATATTACTGACGAAATTAAGCGCCGCGTCTACGAAGGTGGAGCAGGTTATGATGTCGTATTAGTGGAAATTGGCGGCACGGTGGGTGACATCGAGTCCCAGCCGTTTCTTGAGGCGATTCGCCAAATGCGAGTCGAACTTGGTTCAAGCAAAGCGCTCTTAATGCACCTCACTTTGGTTCCGTATATTCGTACCGCCGGCGAAATTAAAACTAAGCCTACTCAGCACTCGGTTAAAGAATTACGTTCTATCGGCCTCCAGCCTGACGTGCTGTTATGTCGTTCAGAAGTGGAAGTCGATGACGATTCACGTCGCAAAATTTCACTCTTCACCAACGTTGAAGAACGAGCAGTTGTGCCGCTTCCTGACGTGAGCACCATTTACGCGATTCCGCGTTTGCTTTCCGAGCAGGGACTTGACGAAATTATCGCTGACAAGCTTCGCCTTGAACTGAAGCCGGTAGACTTTTCCGACTGGGATCGCGTTGTTAACGGTAAGCTTAACCCAGAGCATGAAGTTCGCGTTGCCATGGTAGGCAAATACATGGACCTGCTAGATGCCTACAAGTCAATTAACGAGGCACTGACTCACGCTGGTATCTCCGAGTTGGCGAAGGTTAATGTGGATTATATTGATTCTGAATCACTTGAAAGCGAAGGCACTGGCGCGCTAGAAAACGCTGACGCCATCTTGGTTCCGGGTGGGTTCGGGCCGCGTGGTGTGGAAGGTAAGATCTTGGCCGCACAATTCGCGCGTGAGAACAACGTTCCGTATTTAGGTATTTGTTTGGGCATGCAAGTTGCAGTGATCGAATTCATTCGTAACGTGGTTGGCTTAAAAGGCGCTCACTCAACGGAGCTCGACGCTAACACTCCGCATCCTGTCATTGGTCTAATCACCGAGTGGAAGGACGAATCAGGTAATGTCGAGAAGCGTACCGAAGAGTCTGATATGGGTGGCACTATGCGACTAGGCGCTCAGGGTTGTCGCTTAGTGGCCAACTCCAAAGCTCACCAGGCATACGGCCAGGATTTGATTACTGAGCGTCACCGCCACCGCTATGAAATGAACAATAATTATGTTGATCGTATGCAAAAAGCCGGTATGAAAGTGGGTGGTTGGTCCGCTGACGATGCATTGGTTGAGATGATCGAATTAAAGGACCACCGCTGGTTTGTGGCGTCGCAATTTCACCCAGAGTTTACTTCTACACCACGAGATGGACATCCGTTGTTCAGAAGTTTCATCGCCGAAGCGCTGAAATTTCGCCAAGAAAAGGACGCTAAATAA
- the tilS gene encoding tRNA lysidine(34) synthetase TilS: MVIRQQLKAALASVIASRWVVAWSGGADSTALLHALIQLNLPQPILAIHVNHQLQANSSLWSEQCRRMAAQWGVDFHAVDVAVVASGKGVEAAAREARYHAFEVLLESGDMLLQGHHADDQLETLVFRILRGEGLVGLSGIPEQREIGQARLLRPLLFCSRAEIEEYVAAQALTVIHDPSNHSRQFSRNRIRHDVIPALKAFESMAAEHAAASAKYLQQSGEAMRELLCVYHEEHIGRDRWGWWCKPIEAMSEQSVWIHHWISSVLQLSISGKLVREIVNLLYLDVDRRGEVRLGTSGCFYSYGGRLYFVKANSSNWTNELPVCIAGHGENYQIEATTSGLRLLPNTYEIRLVEAAGKILPAGRRGRRKLKKYYQDIRVPWFARGRLPGLFYQGELAAIADILVCEGYQAKEGEVGWLLHHEFD; this comes from the coding sequence ATGGTGATTAGGCAGCAACTCAAGGCTGCGCTGGCTTCGGTCATCGCGTCGCGTTGGGTTGTCGCTTGGTCTGGTGGTGCCGATTCAACGGCACTGCTGCATGCGCTCATTCAACTTAATCTCCCTCAGCCAATTCTGGCAATTCACGTCAATCATCAATTACAAGCCAATAGCTCGCTTTGGTCGGAACAATGCCGTCGGATGGCTGCCCAGTGGGGAGTAGATTTTCATGCTGTGGACGTGGCCGTTGTCGCGTCGGGCAAGGGTGTTGAAGCGGCGGCGCGAGAGGCTCGCTATCATGCCTTCGAAGTGTTGCTTGAGTCGGGTGATATGCTTTTACAAGGCCATCATGCTGATGATCAACTGGAAACACTGGTATTCAGGATACTCCGCGGTGAGGGTTTAGTTGGGTTGTCGGGGATTCCCGAGCAGCGTGAGATAGGCCAAGCGAGGCTCCTTCGGCCGTTATTATTCTGTTCTCGCGCGGAGATTGAGGAATATGTGGCGGCACAGGCGTTAACCGTGATTCATGACCCTTCTAATCATAGTCGACAATTCAGTCGGAATCGGATTCGTCATGATGTTATTCCAGCCCTAAAAGCCTTTGAATCCATGGCAGCAGAGCATGCGGCGGCGTCAGCTAAGTACCTCCAACAAAGTGGTGAGGCAATGCGAGAATTGCTTTGTGTTTATCACGAGGAACACATCGGCCGCGATAGGTGGGGATGGTGGTGTAAGCCGATTGAGGCGATGAGTGAACAGAGTGTTTGGATTCACCATTGGATCTCATCGGTTCTGCAGTTATCGATTTCCGGAAAGCTAGTTCGCGAGATTGTAAATTTACTTTACTTGGATGTAGATCGTCGCGGTGAGGTTCGACTGGGCACTTCAGGTTGCTTCTACTCCTACGGCGGCCGGCTCTATTTCGTGAAGGCTAATTCAAGTAATTGGACTAACGAACTCCCCGTTTGCATAGCGGGACACGGCGAAAATTACCAAATTGAAGCCACCACCTCGGGTTTAAGACTGCTACCAAATACCTACGAGATTCGCTTGGTTGAAGCAGCAGGAAAGATTTTGCCTGCGGGTCGAAGAGGGCGCAGGAAGCTGAAGAAGTATTATCAGGACATTCGCGTACCATGGTTCGCTCGTGGGCGTCTTCCAGGACTTTTTTATCAGGGTGAACTCGCCGCCATTGCTGACATTTTGGTCTGTGAGGGATATCAAGCGAAGGAGGGCGAAGTGGGGTGGCTACTGCACCATGAATTCGATTGA
- a CDS encoding acetyl-CoA carboxylase carboxyltransferase subunit alpha, with protein MNPNYLDFEQPIAELEAKIEELQFVGHDSEVNITDEVSKLRGKCEKLTSDIYKKLDSWQIVKVARHPLRPYTSDYIPRIFTDFEELHGDRHFGDDQAIIGGLARLEGKPVMVIGQEKGRSVGEKVKRNWGMPKPEGYRKALRLMQMAERFKLPVITLIDTPGAYPGIDSEERGISEAIAQNLAVMSRLSTPIICTVIGEGSSGGALGIGVGDQLNMLQYSTYFVISPEGCANIIWKTVEKAPDAAEAMGVTSSVLEELGIVDTTIPEPMGGAHRDVDAMSANIREHLVKQLAELEAMPTEKLLEKRYQRLMSYGN; from the coding sequence ATGAATCCGAATTACCTAGACTTTGAACAGCCGATCGCTGAGCTTGAAGCCAAAATTGAAGAATTACAGTTTGTTGGCCACGATTCGGAGGTAAACATTACCGATGAAGTGAGTAAGCTTCGTGGCAAGTGTGAGAAGCTAACCTCAGATATCTACAAGAAGTTAGATTCTTGGCAGATTGTGAAGGTGGCTCGTCACCCGCTTCGCCCATATACCTCCGATTATATTCCACGTATCTTCACGGATTTCGAAGAGTTACATGGTGACCGTCACTTTGGTGATGACCAAGCTATCATTGGTGGCCTAGCCCGTCTTGAAGGTAAACCGGTAATGGTGATCGGCCAGGAGAAGGGTCGGTCGGTCGGCGAGAAGGTTAAGCGTAACTGGGGTATGCCAAAGCCCGAAGGTTATCGTAAAGCTCTGCGCCTTATGCAAATGGCAGAACGTTTTAAGCTACCTGTCATTACGCTAATCGATACACCTGGAGCTTATCCTGGAATCGATTCTGAAGAACGTGGTATCTCCGAAGCTATTGCGCAAAATCTCGCGGTGATGTCTCGCCTCAGTACGCCAATTATTTGTACTGTGATCGGGGAAGGTTCATCGGGCGGCGCGTTGGGAATTGGTGTTGGCGATCAACTAAATATGTTGCAGTACTCCACCTACTTTGTGATTTCTCCAGAAGGCTGTGCCAATATCATTTGGAAGACTGTCGAGAAGGCCCCCGATGCTGCGGAAGCAATGGGTGTGACTTCGTCGGTATTGGAAGAGCTCGGTATTGTTGATACGACTATTCCTGAGCCGATGGGCGGCGCCCATCGAGATGTTGACGCTATGTCAGCGAATATTCGTGAGCACCTAGTGAAACAGCTTGCAGAATTAGAAGCCATGCCAACCGAAAAGCTACTGGAAAAACGCTACCAGCGCTTAATGTCTTACGGCAACTAA
- the dnaE gene encoding DNA polymerase III subunit alpha gives MSQSFVHLRVHTEFSLVDGIVKIKPLIAETATANMPAVAITDLNNMYGQVKFYKACQNAGIKPIVAADLLLRDEDGSVFQLPFLAQTLKGYKNLTELISRAWTQGQRAGVAAVKREWIEELSEGLIVLSGGIFGDVGKALLQGHPEVAEERCDWWTTHFPDRFYLEVNRCGRIGDEQHLHAAVELSHHKQIPLVATNDVRFLKSEDFDVHEARVCIHDGYTLGDKRRQKIYTDQQYLRSAKEMETLFADLPEALANSVVIAQRCNVEIELGTYYLPDFPIPEGMTQDEFFTKISYEGLTDRLDFLFGKDHPEWDEIYARYAERLQFELDIIIQMGFPGYFLIVMDFIKWAKDHAIPVGPGRGSGAGSLVAYVLLITDLDPLEYDLLFERFLNPERVSMPDFDVDFCMEDRDKVISYVADNYGRDAVSQIITFGTMAAKAVVRDVARVLAKSYGLADKLSKLIPADPGMSLAKALEEEAQLGELLKTDEDAQEIWDMAVRLEGTVRNVGKHAGGVVIAPTKLIDFAPLYSDEDGSGLVTQFDKNDVEEAGLVKFDFLGLRTLTIIDWAIEMIDRRRALNNEPPVDISKIPLDDPATYTLLKKAETTAVFQLESRGMKELILRLEPDNIEEMIALVALFRPGPLQSGMVDDFINRKHGRAEVAYPDKTYQHECLVPILEPTYGVIVYQEQVMQIAQELAGYSLGQADLLRRAMGKKKPEEMAKQRSSFEEGAAKQGIDPQLAIRIFDLVEKFAGYGFNKSHSAAYAIVSYQTAWLKAHYPAEFMAATMSSDMDKTEKVVTFIEECRHMGLEILPPDVNRGELKFSVDEQGRIIYGLGAIKGLGEGPVESILDARKDQPIEDLFDFCSRTDPKRVNKRAIEALIYSGAFDSIGPQSDNISANRAALLAAVPEAVKAADQTAKSVSAGLDDLFGGVGPDSFGDENVYEKYTSELPWTLRERLDHERDTLGLYLTGHPIDEYEDELRRVVRYRLRDLRADKNKQRLVGLVVDIRAIKTKRGDTMLIVKLDDRTGQIDIAMFSDLVESNRNKIQLNSIIVVEGEVSQDNFTGGLKARAHDVMRWDESRSKLLANISIELSSSQATVIKQNLKSLFCESPGECPVVLRYSTSSAVGEVSIDQSCWVTPTDELLQSLRQRFGESAVVLNYR, from the coding sequence GTGTCACAGAGTTTTGTCCACCTTCGTGTACATACCGAATTTTCCCTCGTTGATGGCATTGTTAAAATCAAACCATTAATTGCGGAGACAGCTACGGCGAATATGCCGGCAGTTGCGATTACTGACCTAAATAATATGTATGGTCAGGTGAAGTTCTATAAAGCCTGTCAGAATGCAGGTATCAAGCCTATTGTTGCGGCCGATTTATTGCTCCGTGATGAAGATGGCAGTGTTTTTCAACTACCGTTTCTTGCGCAAACTCTAAAGGGCTATAAGAATCTAACGGAACTGATCTCCAGAGCTTGGACACAGGGGCAGAGGGCAGGTGTTGCTGCCGTGAAGCGCGAATGGATTGAAGAGCTGTCAGAGGGCTTAATTGTACTTTCTGGTGGTATCTTCGGCGATGTAGGTAAGGCCTTGCTTCAGGGGCATCCCGAGGTTGCTGAAGAACGCTGTGATTGGTGGACGACTCATTTCCCCGATAGATTCTATCTAGAAGTTAATCGCTGCGGTCGTATTGGTGACGAACAGCATTTACATGCCGCCGTAGAGCTATCACACCATAAGCAGATTCCCTTGGTAGCCACCAATGATGTTCGTTTCTTGAAGAGCGAAGACTTTGATGTTCATGAAGCGCGCGTGTGTATCCATGACGGTTACACACTGGGAGATAAACGTCGGCAAAAGATCTATACAGACCAACAATACCTTCGTTCCGCCAAAGAGATGGAGACGCTCTTTGCGGATTTACCCGAGGCCCTCGCCAATTCGGTGGTGATTGCGCAGCGCTGTAACGTAGAGATTGAGTTAGGCACCTATTATCTACCGGATTTCCCTATTCCTGAGGGCATGACACAGGACGAATTCTTTACCAAAATTTCCTACGAGGGTCTTACTGACCGCTTGGACTTTCTCTTCGGTAAAGATCACCCAGAATGGGATGAGATTTATGCTCGCTATGCGGAGCGACTGCAGTTCGAACTCGATATCATTATTCAGATGGGCTTCCCCGGTTACTTCTTAATCGTCATGGACTTTATTAAGTGGGCTAAAGATCACGCTATTCCAGTGGGACCAGGTCGAGGGTCTGGTGCCGGCTCACTAGTAGCCTATGTGCTGTTGATTACGGATTTGGATCCGTTAGAGTACGATCTCCTGTTCGAGCGATTCCTGAATCCAGAGCGTGTTTCGATGCCCGATTTCGACGTCGATTTCTGCATGGAAGACCGTGACAAGGTGATCTCATATGTGGCCGACAACTATGGTCGCGATGCAGTGTCTCAGATTATTACCTTTGGTACTATGGCGGCAAAGGCGGTGGTTCGTGATGTTGCAAGGGTCCTGGCGAAGTCCTATGGTCTAGCCGATAAATTATCGAAGCTGATTCCTGCCGACCCCGGTATGAGCTTGGCGAAGGCGCTCGAGGAAGAAGCTCAGCTGGGCGAGTTATTAAAAACTGATGAGGATGCGCAGGAAATTTGGGATATGGCGGTCCGCCTTGAGGGTACCGTGCGCAACGTGGGTAAACACGCCGGTGGTGTAGTGATTGCGCCGACTAAGCTGATTGATTTTGCACCACTGTACTCTGATGAGGACGGATCAGGTCTCGTTACTCAGTTTGATAAGAACGATGTAGAGGAAGCGGGTTTAGTAAAGTTTGATTTCCTAGGTTTGCGAACGCTTACTATTATCGACTGGGCGATTGAAATGATCGATCGGCGCCGGGCGCTAAATAATGAGCCTCCGGTTGATATCTCGAAGATCCCCTTGGATGACCCAGCCACCTACACCCTGTTGAAAAAGGCTGAAACTACGGCGGTATTCCAGTTGGAATCGCGTGGTATGAAAGAACTCATTCTGCGCTTAGAACCGGATAATATTGAAGAGATGATTGCCTTGGTGGCGCTGTTTCGCCCAGGGCCTCTGCAATCGGGAATGGTTGACGATTTCATCAATCGTAAGCATGGTCGAGCTGAGGTCGCCTACCCCGATAAAACCTATCAGCACGAATGTCTGGTGCCAATTCTAGAACCAACCTATGGCGTTATTGTCTATCAAGAGCAGGTCATGCAGATTGCTCAGGAGCTCGCCGGTTACTCGCTGGGTCAGGCTGACTTACTCCGTCGAGCTATGGGTAAGAAGAAGCCCGAAGAAATGGCCAAGCAGCGTTCGAGTTTTGAAGAGGGTGCCGCAAAGCAGGGGATTGACCCCCAGTTGGCGATTCGTATCTTCGACTTGGTAGAGAAGTTTGCGGGTTATGGCTTTAACAAGTCCCACTCGGCGGCGTATGCGATTGTTTCCTATCAGACGGCATGGCTGAAGGCGCACTATCCGGCCGAGTTTATGGCTGCGACCATGTCATCGGATATGGATAAGACAGAGAAGGTTGTAACCTTCATTGAAGAATGCCGACATATGGGCCTTGAAATTCTGCCTCCCGATGTCAATCGCGGTGAACTGAAGTTTTCGGTTGATGAACAGGGGCGAATTATTTACGGCTTAGGTGCTATTAAGGGCCTTGGTGAAGGTCCAGTAGAAAGTATTCTTGACGCGCGCAAGGATCAGCCGATTGAAGATTTATTCGACTTTTGCTCGCGAACTGACCCCAAGCGGGTAAATAAACGGGCAATCGAGGCGCTGATTTACTCCGGTGCATTTGACTCCATTGGGCCGCAGAGTGACAACATCAGCGCCAATCGCGCCGCACTTTTAGCGGCGGTCCCTGAAGCGGTCAAGGCGGCGGATCAGACGGCTAAATCTGTGAGTGCAGGGTTAGATGATTTGTTTGGTGGAGTAGGTCCCGATAGCTTCGGTGACGAAAATGTCTACGAGAAGTATACGAGTGAACTGCCTTGGACATTACGAGAGCGTCTCGATCACGAGCGCGATACGCTGGGATTGTATCTAACGGGTCATCCCATTGATGAATACGAGGATGAACTTCGACGGGTAGTGCGATACCGCCTGCGAGATCTCCGTGCCGACAAGAATAAGCAGCGCCTCGTTGGGCTGGTGGTGGACATCCGTGCGATTAAAACGAAGCGCGGTGATACCATGCTTATCGTTAAACTCGATGATAGAACTGGGCAGATAGATATCGCCATGTTCTCTGATTTGGTGGAAAGTAACCGCAATAAAATTCAGTTGAACTCTATTATCGTGGTTGAGGGCGAGGTTAGTCAGGACAACTTTACCGGAGGTTTAAAAGCCCGAGCTCACGATGTGATGCGTTGGGATGAGTCCCGGTCCAAACTATTGGCTAATATATCCATTGAGCTCTCAAGTTCTCAGGCAACGGTGATAAAACAGAATTTGAAGTCACTGTTTTGCGAATCTCCTGGAGAGTGTCCCGTTGTCCTCCGATATAGTACGAGTAGTGCGGTGGGAGAAGTCAGTATTGATCAATCCTGTTGGGTGACGCCAACGGATGAACTGTTGCAATCATTGCGTCAACGCTTTGGCGAATCGGCGGTAGTGTTAAATTACCGTTAA
- the rnhB gene encoding ribonuclease HII — translation MQSLDLFAPTLAEELIAGVDEVGRGPLAGDVVTAAVILDPKRPIAGLADSKKLSEAKRDALYDEIIANSLCYAIGRCSVAEIDELNILQATMLAMHRAVEALSIQPSFVKVDGNRVPKWPYPSEAIVKGDTKVAEISAASILAKVTRDREVAQFDQRFPGYGFAKHKGYPTAAHLEALTKLGATPLHRTSFAPVKRALEASNKNK, via the coding sequence ATGCAGTCATTAGATTTGTTTGCTCCAACTCTAGCTGAGGAGTTGATTGCTGGAGTAGATGAGGTAGGGCGGGGACCGCTAGCCGGAGATGTCGTTACTGCAGCGGTGATTCTTGATCCCAAGCGACCCATCGCTGGCCTGGCGGATTCGAAGAAACTGAGCGAAGCAAAGCGTGATGCGTTGTATGACGAAATTATCGCGAACAGCCTTTGCTATGCAATTGGACGATGTTCAGTAGCAGAAATAGACGAATTAAATATTCTTCAAGCCACGATGCTCGCCATGCATCGTGCGGTGGAAGCTTTGAGTATTCAGCCTAGCTTCGTTAAAGTGGATGGGAATAGAGTGCCGAAGTGGCCTTATCCTAGTGAAGCTATTGTCAAAGGCGACACCAAGGTTGCCGAGATCAGTGCCGCGTCTATTTTGGCGAAGGTCACTCGAGATCGCGAAGTTGCGCAGTTCGACCAGCGCTTTCCCGGTTACGGCTTTGCGAAACACAAGGGTTACCCAACTGCTGCGCATCTAGAGGCGCTAACTAAGTTGGGGGCAACACCATTACATAGAACAAGCTTCGCGCCAGTAAAGCGCGCGCTAGAAGCGTCTAATAAGAATAAATAA
- the lpxB gene encoding lipid-A-disaccharide synthase, with product MGQRVAIVCGEMSGDILGADLIRALRIHWPDATFEGVGGPKMIAEGFESYFDMDRLAVMGLVEPLKRLPELLRMRKSLITRYREDPPTVFIGIDSPDFTTNIELALRAAGTKTVHYVSPSVWAWRKGRIHKIKRADDLMLTLLPFEADFYRQHDVPVVFVGHPLADQIEPITAAEARRELGLDVSSEVLTLMPGSRESEVSMMSRDYFDAARVLFERGEIENIVIPAANDARYRQLAELLCHYPELPVKLIRGQSQLAMSAASVVLLTSGTTALEAMLLNRPMVVAYRTSAVTFFVMSRLVDIKFIALPNLIAGEKIVPEVIQSEVSVDRLVSEVSSLLRNDQQSERFLALTQILQQGGSAKAAQAIVSLCSH from the coding sequence ATGGGACAGCGAGTAGCGATTGTATGTGGCGAGATGAGTGGAGATATATTGGGCGCGGATTTAATCCGCGCTCTTCGTATTCACTGGCCAGACGCTACTTTCGAGGGCGTAGGCGGCCCGAAAATGATCGCCGAGGGCTTCGAGTCCTATTTCGATATGGATCGTTTAGCGGTCATGGGCTTGGTAGAGCCGCTTAAACGTCTCCCCGAGTTACTGAGAATGAGGAAGTCATTAATAACCCGTTATCGTGAAGACCCCCCAACCGTCTTTATTGGTATCGATTCTCCGGATTTTACCACTAATATTGAGCTAGCACTTCGAGCCGCTGGTACTAAGACAGTCCACTATGTCAGTCCATCGGTTTGGGCTTGGCGAAAGGGGCGTATTCACAAGATAAAACGCGCTGATGATCTCATGTTGACATTACTTCCCTTTGAGGCAGATTTCTATCGCCAACATGACGTCCCAGTTGTTTTTGTCGGACACCCCTTAGCAGATCAAATAGAGCCCATCACCGCGGCTGAGGCTCGTAGAGAATTAGGGTTAGACGTAAGTTCTGAAGTGCTAACCTTGATGCCTGGAAGCCGTGAAAGCGAGGTGTCTATGATGAGTCGCGATTACTTTGACGCAGCTAGGGTTTTGTTCGAGCGAGGCGAAATAGAGAATATTGTTATTCCTGCCGCGAATGACGCCCGCTATCGTCAATTAGCTGAACTGCTTTGTCACTACCCCGAGCTACCCGTTAAATTAATCCGCGGACAGTCACAGTTGGCAATGTCGGCAGCATCGGTAGTTTTATTGACCTCCGGTACCACGGCATTGGAAGCCATGTTACTTAATAGGCCAATGGTGGTGGCTTATCGCACTAGCGCCGTAACTTTCTTCGTGATGTCCAGGTTGGTTGATATTAAATTTATTGCACTACCCAACCTGATTGCCGGTGAGAAGATAGTGCCTGAGGTTATCCAATCCGAGGTTAGCGTCGATAGACTAGTAAGCGAAGTCTCTTCGCTACTTCGGAACGATCAACAGAGCGAGCGTTTCTTAGCATTAACTCAAATACTTCAGCAAGGCGGTAGTGCTAAAGCAGCACAAGCTATAGTTTCGCTATGCAGTCATTAG
- the lpxA gene encoding acyl-ACP--UDP-N-acetylglucosamine O-acyltransferase, with amino-acid sequence MTKNIHPTAIVDPSASLAEDVIVGPYAIIGERVTIGKGSRIESHAVIKGPSIIGEDCHIFQFATVGEATPDLKYQGEETWLKMGDRNVVREGATIHRGTVQDLGETRIGSDNLIMAYAHVGHDCVIGDHCILVNNSALAGHVWVGDWAILGGYTLVHQRVKIGAHAFTGFGTGVSMDVPAFVTASGHRAEPKGINSEGLKRRGYTTEQIANITKAYKLLYRRKLKLDEALAEIRALDPNCEALGVFINSILSSKRGIMR; translated from the coding sequence GTGACGAAAAATATACATCCCACCGCGATTGTTGATCCCAGTGCTAGTCTTGCCGAAGATGTAATCGTTGGCCCCTACGCGATCATTGGTGAGCGAGTCACCATAGGCAAAGGTTCTCGGATTGAATCCCACGCCGTGATTAAGGGTCCGAGTATCATTGGTGAGGACTGTCATATCTTTCAGTTTGCAACAGTGGGCGAGGCAACTCCTGATCTGAAGTACCAAGGAGAAGAAACTTGGTTGAAAATGGGAGATCGCAATGTAGTTCGTGAAGGTGCTACGATCCATCGCGGTACGGTCCAAGATTTGGGTGAGACACGCATCGGCTCGGATAACCTCATTATGGCTTATGCCCACGTTGGTCATGATTGCGTAATAGGTGATCACTGTATTTTGGTGAATAACTCCGCGCTGGCAGGACACGTTTGGGTTGGTGATTGGGCAATCCTTGGAGGCTACACCCTTGTTCATCAGAGGGTGAAAATTGGCGCCCATGCCTTCACCGGTTTTGGGACGGGTGTCAGTATGGATGTGCCAGCTTTCGTGACGGCCTCGGGGCACCGTGCAGAACCTAAAGGTATTAATTCCGAGGGGCTCAAGCGCCGCGGCTATACCACTGAACAAATAGCCAATATTACCAAGGCATATAAATTACTTTATCGACGCAAGTTGAAGCTCGACGAAGCGCTCGCTGAGATTCGAGCGCTTGATCCAAACTGTGAAGCGTTAGGCGTGTTTATCAACTCGATATTATCGTCAAAGCGGGGAATCATGCGCTAA